In one Inquilinus sp. Marseille-Q2685 genomic region, the following are encoded:
- a CDS encoding bifunctional 2-C-methyl-D-erythritol 4-phosphate cytidylyltransferase/2-C-methyl-D-erythritol 2,4-cyclodiphosphate synthase produces MPRHAAVIVAAGTGERFGGSLPKQYRPLAGSTVLRRSVEAFRATGRFDDIVVVIRDEHRPLYDAATEDLGLPEPVTGGATRQDSVRAALEWLETRAPDRVLVHDAARPLVDRATIDRVLDALDDAEAAIAAVPVVDTIKRADAGIAAGTVDRSGLWQAQTPQGFRFPALLAAHRAAAGEALTDDAAVAERQGIAVRLVEGHVDNFKITTEADLTRAERLLGGAADIRTGTGFDVHRLIPGDAVILCGIRIPHGFKLEGHSDADVGLHALTDALLGAIGAGDIGQHFPPSDERWRGADSAAFLAHAAELVRARGTILNVDVTLLCERPKVGPHRAAMVVRIAEILRIDAERVSVKATTTERLGFTGREEGIAAQASASVRIER; encoded by the coding sequence ATGCCACGCCACGCCGCCGTCATCGTCGCCGCCGGAACCGGCGAGCGGTTCGGCGGCTCCCTGCCCAAGCAGTACCGCCCGCTGGCCGGCAGCACCGTGCTGCGCCGGTCGGTCGAGGCGTTCCGCGCCACCGGCCGGTTCGACGACATCGTCGTGGTGATCCGCGACGAGCACCGGCCGCTCTACGACGCCGCGACCGAGGACCTCGGCCTGCCCGAGCCGGTGACCGGCGGCGCCACCCGGCAGGACAGCGTCCGCGCGGCGCTGGAGTGGCTGGAGACCCGCGCCCCCGACCGGGTGCTGGTGCATGACGCGGCGCGGCCGCTGGTCGACCGCGCCACCATCGACCGGGTGCTGGATGCGCTGGACGACGCCGAGGCGGCGATCGCCGCGGTGCCGGTGGTGGACACGATCAAGCGGGCGGACGCCGGCATCGCCGCCGGCACGGTCGACCGCAGCGGCCTGTGGCAGGCGCAGACCCCGCAGGGCTTCCGTTTTCCGGCCTTGCTCGCCGCCCACCGCGCCGCCGCCGGCGAGGCGCTGACCGACGACGCCGCGGTGGCGGAGCGCCAGGGCATCGCGGTGCGCCTGGTCGAAGGCCATGTCGACAACTTCAAGATCACCACGGAGGCGGATCTGACCCGCGCGGAACGACTGCTCGGCGGCGCTGCCGACATCCGGACCGGCACCGGCTTCGACGTGCATCGCCTGATCCCGGGCGACGCCGTCATCCTGTGCGGCATCCGCATCCCCCACGGATTCAAGCTGGAGGGCCATTCCGACGCCGATGTCGGGCTGCACGCCCTGACCGACGCGCTGCTGGGGGCCATCGGCGCCGGCGACATCGGCCAGCACTTCCCGCCCTCGGACGAGCGCTGGCGCGGCGCCGATTCCGCCGCCTTCCTGGCCCATGCCGCCGAGCTGGTGCGGGCTCGCGGCACCATCCTCAACGTCGACGTGACGCTGCTGTGCGAACGGCCGAAGGTCGGCCCGCACCGCGCCGCCATGGTGGTCCGGATCGCCGAGATCCTGCGGATCGACGCCGAGCGGGTCAGCGTCAAGGCGACCACGACCGAGCGGCTCGGCTTCACCGGCCGCGAGGAGGGCATCGCCGCCCAGGCCTCGGCGAGCGTACGGATCGAGCGCTGA